In Aquimarina spinulae, a single window of DNA contains:
- a CDS encoding metallophosphoesterase: protein MKKIKKWKLFLLYPILGILTLILMIIIYKLNQSTVILTKNGIYKTLQVPVKSKFIDFNANLAGVADASTFDDDFIEGPIVTYQKDNTISVDWYQNNETHHKTYDSTIKNFSIDTKKQILNFSLPEIKVPATEITTTPDKIAFISDIHGDYEYMDTLLKNLKVIDSLGNWCFGENHLVIAGDMVDRGTKVSTVLWKTVQLSEQAELAGGMVHYLLGNHEQYILRGNFSRVNPANLFAIQQMMSFKDAFSNKTYLGQWLRTRPILLKIGTTLITHGGISPETAAKKYTIKQINQAIGEYWDNKPIDENLKEIILGKTGVTQYRGYIRKNDEIKKSSKKEVEEILKVYNASHIIVGHTNVPTIKPLYDGSIYNINAIETSPQALVFENGIPKIMNTGIIKEEKTPQVYSRDFSFFEANDLKMVALTIRNIVKLSSIPHPY, encoded by the coding sequence ATGAAAAAGATTAAAAAATGGAAATTATTCCTACTTTATCCAATATTAGGAATACTTACCTTAATTCTCATGATTATAATTTACAAACTAAATCAAAGTACTGTTATATTAACCAAGAATGGTATTTACAAAACACTTCAGGTTCCTGTAAAATCTAAATTCATTGATTTTAACGCTAATTTGGCTGGAGTTGCCGATGCCTCAACGTTTGATGATGATTTTATTGAAGGCCCAATTGTTACCTATCAAAAAGACAATACCATATCTGTAGATTGGTACCAAAATAATGAAACACATCATAAAACGTATGATTCTACTATTAAAAACTTCTCTATTGACACCAAAAAACAAATTCTGAATTTCTCTCTACCAGAAATTAAAGTCCCCGCTACAGAAATTACTACTACTCCTGATAAGATTGCCTTTATTAGTGACATTCATGGAGATTATGAATATATGGATACTCTTTTAAAAAACCTTAAAGTTATTGATTCTCTTGGTAATTGGTGTTTTGGAGAAAACCATTTGGTTATTGCAGGCGATATGGTTGATCGTGGAACTAAAGTAAGTACAGTACTCTGGAAAACAGTTCAGCTTTCGGAACAGGCAGAATTAGCTGGAGGAATGGTTCATTATCTACTCGGAAATCATGAACAGTATATTCTAAGAGGTAATTTCAGTCGTGTAAATCCTGCTAATTTGTTTGCCATTCAGCAGATGATGTCTTTTAAAGATGCTTTTTCTAATAAAACATATTTAGGGCAATGGTTAAGAACACGACCAATACTACTAAAAATCGGAACAACCTTAATTACTCATGGAGGAATTAGTCCCGAAACCGCAGCAAAAAAATATACTATTAAGCAAATAAATCAAGCTATTGGGGAGTATTGGGATAACAAACCTATTGATGAAAATCTTAAGGAAATTATATTAGGAAAAACAGGAGTAACTCAATATAGAGGCTACATAAGAAAAAACGATGAAATTAAAAAATCTTCAAAAAAAGAAGTAGAAGAGATTCTTAAAGTTTATAATGCATCTCATATAATTGTCGGGCATACTAATGTACCAACTATTAAACCTCTTTATGATGGGAGTATATACAACATTAATGCCATTGAAACATCTCCGCAGGCATTAGTATTTGAAAACGGAATCCCGAAAATTATGAATACCGGAATTATAAAAGAAGAAAAAACACCACAAGTATATTCAAGGGATTTTTCTTTTTTCGAAGCAAATGATTTGAAGATGGTAGCATTAACAATCAGAAATATTGTTAAACTTTCTAGTATACCCCATCCTTATTAA
- a CDS encoding M61 family metallopeptidase has translation MKLVQLLIVILCVQFNFSQSKNQYHISFENAVHHEAKIQATFSDLKTETISLRMSRTSPGRYALHEFAKNIYDVKITDSQGKKVKVTRPNPHQWDVSGHDGTIKVSYILFADRGDGTYSQIDETHAHLNIPATFMFAPALKDRAVEVTFDTRKDLNWKIATQLFPVGNNKYTAPNLQYFMDSPVEISNHSLKAFTVQSEGSEYTIQFALHHLGTEEEANTYFEKVKKVVLQEKEVFGEYPKFDNGTYTFLACYMPNVSGDGMEHRNSTILTSTRSLAKEGMDRNIGTVSHEFFHAWNVERIRPKTLEPFDFEKANMSGELWFAEGFTSYYTGLILCRAGIISQEQYIQGLARSFNYVWNSPARVYFNPTEMSYQAPFVDAATSVDPVNRGNTFISYYSYGSMLGLALDLSLRNYKDSLNLDDYMKLVWQKYGKTEIPYTEEHLLTTLREYAGESFANDFFTKYISNSKVPDYKTLFVSFGISMVNNPKKVYFAGVPVKFKNNDAFISDYPKKDSPAYITGLDKDDVILTINEDAVADEKQLSEVLKKYTPGEKVTITYKRLGKKVKAKMTFTAHPDIETKLLQNASKEALNKRENWLKAK, from the coding sequence ATGAAACTAGTACAGTTATTAATTGTAATACTATGTGTTCAATTCAACTTCTCTCAATCAAAAAACCAGTATCATATATCTTTTGAAAATGCTGTTCATCACGAAGCTAAAATACAAGCTACATTTTCTGACCTAAAAACAGAGACTATTTCTTTGCGAATGAGTAGAACATCACCCGGGAGATATGCTCTACATGAATTTGCCAAGAATATATATGACGTAAAGATTACAGACAGTCAAGGTAAAAAAGTTAAGGTAACCCGCCCTAACCCTCATCAATGGGATGTTTCTGGTCATGATGGCACCATTAAAGTATCCTATATTCTATTTGCAGATCGTGGAGATGGGACGTATTCTCAAATTGATGAAACCCATGCACACCTCAATATTCCTGCTACTTTTATGTTTGCTCCTGCTCTTAAAGATAGAGCTGTCGAAGTGACTTTTGATACTAGAAAAGATCTAAACTGGAAGATTGCCACGCAACTTTTTCCTGTTGGAAACAATAAATATACCGCACCTAATCTACAGTATTTTATGGATAGTCCTGTAGAAATTAGCAATCACTCGCTAAAAGCATTTACCGTTCAATCTGAAGGTTCAGAATACACCATACAATTTGCATTACACCACTTAGGGACCGAAGAAGAAGCTAATACTTATTTTGAAAAAGTCAAAAAAGTAGTACTGCAAGAGAAAGAAGTGTTTGGAGAATATCCAAAATTTGACAACGGAACCTATACTTTTTTGGCCTGTTATATGCCGAATGTATCTGGTGATGGTATGGAACACAGAAACTCTACTATCCTGACCAGTACTCGTAGTCTTGCAAAGGAGGGAATGGACAGAAACATAGGAACTGTTTCTCATGAGTTTTTTCATGCCTGGAATGTAGAACGTATACGACCAAAAACATTAGAGCCTTTCGATTTTGAAAAAGCCAATATGTCTGGAGAATTATGGTTTGCAGAAGGATTTACCAGTTATTATACGGGATTAATTTTATGCAGAGCAGGTATTATAAGTCAGGAACAATATATACAAGGGTTAGCAAGGTCTTTTAATTATGTATGGAACTCTCCTGCCAGAGTGTATTTTAATCCTACAGAGATGAGCTACCAAGCTCCTTTTGTAGATGCAGCAACATCTGTAGATCCTGTAAACAGAGGAAATACATTTATATCATATTACTCTTATGGCAGTATGCTAGGGTTAGCTCTGGATTTATCCTTAAGAAACTATAAGGATAGCCTTAATCTTGATGACTACATGAAGCTTGTTTGGCAAAAATATGGAAAAACCGAAATCCCGTATACAGAAGAGCATCTGTTAACCACACTGCGCGAATATGCAGGAGAGTCGTTTGCCAATGATTTCTTTACTAAATATATCAGTAATAGCAAGGTTCCTGATTATAAAACTCTATTTGTTAGTTTTGGAATTTCAATGGTTAATAATCCTAAAAAGGTCTACTTTGCAGGAGTGCCTGTAAAGTTTAAAAACAACGATGCTTTTATCTCTGATTACCCCAAAAAGGATTCTCCTGCTTATATAACGGGATTAGATAAAGATGATGTTATTCTAACGATAAATGAAGATGCTGTTGCAGATGAAAAACAATTATCTGAGGTACTAAAAAAATACACTCCTGGCGAAAAGGTAACGATAACCTACAAAAGGTTAGGTAAAAAAGTAAAAGCTAAAATGACTTTTACTGCACACCCAGATATTGAAACCAAATTATTACAAAACGCTAGTAAAGAAGCCCTAAATAAACGTGAGAACTGGTTAAAAGCTAAATAA
- a CDS encoding GNAT family N-acetyltransferase, with protein MNITYTVISSEVELQQILVLQRDNLPISISQTEKEAEGFVSVQHDLDILRKMNSKQPHIIAKDGDKVVGYALCMLKDFKDEIELLKPMFSIIENHLDPSISYVIMGQVCIDKAYRKQGIFRGLYQTMKTELQDKYNLLITEVASNNLRSLQAHYAIGFKTLITHESDGIEWHLIRWNWA; from the coding sequence ATGAATATAACGTACACTGTTATTAGTTCTGAAGTAGAATTGCAACAAATTTTAGTACTTCAGCGTGATAATCTACCGATTTCAATTTCTCAAACAGAAAAAGAAGCAGAGGGTTTTGTTTCTGTGCAACATGATCTTGATATTCTAAGAAAAATGAATAGCAAACAACCTCATATCATTGCTAAGGATGGTGATAAAGTGGTTGGGTATGCATTGTGTATGTTAAAAGATTTTAAGGATGAAATAGAACTCCTAAAACCTATGTTTTCTATCATCGAAAACCACTTAGACCCTTCGATATCCTATGTAATAATGGGGCAAGTATGTATTGATAAAGCCTATCGTAAACAAGGAATTTTTAGAGGTTTGTATCAAACCATGAAAACCGAATTACAAGACAAATATAATCTCCTAATCACCGAAGTAGCATCAAATAATTTGCGTTCTTTACAAGCGCATTATGCCATCGGTTTTAAAACATTAATCACTCATGAGTCTGATGGTATAGAGTGGCATCTTATTCGTTGGAACTGGGCATAA
- a CDS encoding alpha/beta hydrolase family protein, protein MIQRLITFVVILSTSLISAQKKTLTHADYDLWKNITDVKVSDKGKLIVSTIETNTKRGDGYIEIYNTQNKTKFKYPNGYNTSISSDENYVVFKKRPKYQLTRKEKKEEVKKENRTKDALFIYDVKNNTIYDSILRVKKYKMPKKQEGWLVVENFKKVKKRIGKKKNLSEQRNDSIDSNAPMAFKQNYALVYNLKTKQKDTIHQIKDFILPEKGKTFYYTLKNKKDKQKDIGVYEYNLTSGAKIAIDTTKYIYDKLAVYKDGNQFVYLSAVDSTAIDSLRFEMYYYKNNKLQELVNIPDKNLRENWELSKDQTPFFSDNGDRLYFYSKPKVVYSKDTTLLKDEIPQVDVWNWQDKLIQPEQKSKFEQLNKKAFLSYYNTKSNQYVHIQDHTIETLNFDKNKQQQYIIGATTSPYDIMRSWNYPWTKDYYVIDTNTGNKHLILRNKGRQPVLSPDGQYALHYDMKEKHWFSIDLPALKKTNLTKELDVAFYDEDDDHPSLPFPYGFGGFDSKGNALIYDKFDIWRVALSGKEKPINLTQNGRKNNVEYRTKMLDPEQKNKATYCNKELLITSFDKMTKASGLYTLRKGKLIEKIRPSGFRISSYKKAKNAEVYSYRKQNFTTFSDLYITTNTFQNSDRITAVNPHQKDFKWGTAELFSWKTYDGKKLEGIIYKPEDFDPSKQYPLITYFYEKRSDSYHDYHMPRPSASIVNPSYLVSNDYIMFVPDIVYDEGKPGASAYNCIVSGVEALEELGYIDRDNIGIQGQSWGGYQVAYLVTVTNKFKAAMAGAPVSNMTSAYGGIRWKSGLSRAFQYERTQSRLGKNLWDGFDLYIENSPLFGIPKIETPLLMMHNDNDGAVPYYQGIEMFMGMRRLQKPVWLLVYNEEAHNLKKVKNKQDLSIRMMQFFDYYLKGEPAPKWMTKGVPRIQKGKDLGYGLENTRASSIMPSSNE, encoded by the coding sequence ATGATTCAAAGACTGATCACCTTTGTAGTTATACTAAGCACCTCATTGATTTCTGCTCAGAAAAAAACGTTGACTCATGCTGACTACGATTTATGGAAAAATATTACTGATGTTAAAGTATCAGATAAAGGGAAATTAATTGTATCTACTATTGAAACCAATACTAAAAGAGGAGACGGCTATATAGAGATATATAATACTCAAAATAAAACTAAATTTAAGTACCCTAATGGGTACAATACTTCAATATCCTCAGATGAGAACTATGTGGTCTTTAAGAAAAGACCTAAATATCAACTCACCAGAAAAGAAAAAAAGGAAGAAGTAAAAAAAGAAAATAGAACTAAAGATGCATTGTTTATCTACGATGTAAAAAATAATACTATTTATGATTCTATCTTAAGGGTGAAAAAATATAAAATGCCTAAAAAACAAGAAGGATGGTTGGTTGTCGAAAATTTTAAAAAAGTAAAAAAGAGAATAGGAAAGAAAAAAAACCTATCTGAACAAAGAAACGATAGTATAGACAGCAATGCTCCAATGGCATTTAAACAAAATTATGCCTTAGTTTACAATCTAAAAACAAAACAAAAAGATACGATTCATCAAATAAAAGATTTTATTCTACCCGAGAAGGGAAAGACATTTTATTATACATTAAAAAATAAAAAGGATAAACAAAAAGATATTGGAGTTTATGAGTATAACTTAACGTCTGGAGCAAAAATTGCTATTGATACTACAAAATATATTTATGATAAACTGGCAGTATATAAAGACGGAAATCAATTTGTTTATCTATCTGCGGTTGATTCTACAGCAATAGACTCCTTAAGGTTTGAGATGTACTATTATAAAAATAATAAACTACAAGAGCTTGTAAATATCCCGGATAAAAACCTTAGAGAGAACTGGGAATTGAGTAAGGATCAAACCCCTTTTTTCTCTGATAATGGAGATAGGTTGTATTTTTACTCGAAGCCAAAAGTAGTATACTCAAAAGATACTACATTATTAAAAGATGAAATACCACAGGTAGATGTATGGAACTGGCAGGATAAATTGATTCAGCCAGAACAGAAATCAAAATTTGAACAACTTAATAAAAAGGCGTTTTTATCATACTATAATACCAAATCTAACCAATATGTTCATATTCAGGATCATACTATCGAAACACTTAATTTTGATAAAAATAAACAACAGCAATATATAATAGGAGCAACAACATCTCCTTATGATATAATGCGTTCATGGAATTATCCGTGGACAAAAGATTATTATGTGATTGATACCAATACAGGAAATAAACATTTGATTCTTAGGAATAAAGGAAGACAACCTGTTCTTTCTCCAGACGGACAATATGCACTGCATTATGACATGAAAGAAAAACATTGGTTTTCGATTGATTTACCTGCCTTGAAAAAAACAAACCTTACCAAAGAGTTGGATGTAGCATTTTATGACGAAGATGATGATCACCCTTCATTACCATTTCCTTACGGTTTTGGAGGATTTGATTCAAAAGGAAATGCATTGATTTATGATAAGTTTGATATTTGGCGAGTTGCTCTTTCTGGGAAAGAAAAACCGATAAATCTTACGCAAAATGGAAGGAAAAACAATGTTGAGTATAGAACAAAAATGTTGGATCCTGAACAAAAAAACAAAGCAACATATTGTAATAAAGAATTATTGATTACCAGTTTTGATAAGATGACAAAAGCTTCGGGCTTGTATACTTTACGAAAAGGGAAATTGATTGAAAAAATCAGACCTTCAGGGTTTCGTATTAGCTCTTATAAAAAAGCAAAGAATGCTGAAGTATATAGCTATAGAAAACAAAACTTCACTACATTTTCTGATCTTTATATAACTACAAATACATTTCAGAATTCTGATAGAATAACAGCAGTAAACCCACATCAAAAAGATTTTAAATGGGGAACCGCAGAGTTATTTTCATGGAAAACATATGATGGTAAAAAACTTGAAGGCATTATTTATAAACCCGAAGATTTTGATCCTTCTAAACAGTACCCTTTGATCACTTATTTTTATGAAAAACGATCCGATAGCTATCATGATTATCATATGCCCAGACCCAGTGCATCTATTGTAAACCCATCTTATTTGGTAAGTAATGATTATATCATGTTTGTTCCTGATATCGTATATGACGAAGGTAAACCAGGAGCCAGTGCATATAATTGTATCGTTTCGGGAGTAGAAGCTTTAGAAGAATTAGGGTATATAGATAGAGATAATATAGGGATCCAAGGACAAAGCTGGGGTGGATATCAGGTGGCATATTTGGTAACTGTTACTAATAAGTTTAAAGCAGCGATGGCAGGTGCTCCTGTGAGTAATATGACTTCTGCTTATGGAGGAATCAGGTGGAAATCGGGATTGAGTAGAGCATTTCAATACGAAAGAACTCAAAGTAGGCTAGGTAAAAATCTATGGGATGGATTTGATCTTTATATTGAAAACTCACCACTTTTTGGTATCCCTAAAATAGAAACTCCCTTACTAATGATGCATAATGATAACGATGGGGCAGTACCTTATTATCAAGGTATAGAAATGTTTATGGGAATGCGTAGATTACAAAAACCGGTATGGCTACTAGTGTATAATGAGGAAGCTCATAATCTGAAAAAAGTAAAAAACAAGCAGGACCTTTCTATTAGAATGATGCAGTTTTTTGATTATTATTTAAAAGGTGAGCCTGCTCCTAAATGGATGACCAAAGGGGTTCCTAGAATACAAAAAGGAAAAGACTTGGGGTATGGTTTAGAGAATACAAGAGCATCTAGTATTATGCCCAGTTCCAACGAATAA
- a CDS encoding alpha/beta hydrolase: MKKIVKTIKWLAITIISILIIIVLWIRFSRFTDTMIYKTNGLTYDSFQTEYAHQEYYYEVDNNVKIHAVLFKPDPTIPPIGTIIHYSGKGMHLMSSQKYYKSILDKGFQVFSFERRNFGKSTGTADNSVQLKKDALYIFDEITKHEDVIDTPIIIWGQSLGGAFAIMNAAERQEKIDGLIVEGTFSSFPDIGKVYANALHMENFKALVPLLMNNDFPAEKEIKKIKKPVLVIHSHNDKQVPYNLGKKLYESSNKDNTEFWKVKGKHIKALFDYEKEYIGKFLEMINN, encoded by the coding sequence ATGAAAAAAATAGTAAAAACAATAAAATGGTTGGCGATAACTATTATTTCTATTCTCATTATAATTGTTTTGTGGATTCGATTTTCGAGATTTACTGATACAATGATATATAAAACTAATGGCCTTACATATGATAGTTTTCAAACCGAATATGCTCATCAAGAATATTATTATGAGGTAGATAACAATGTAAAGATTCATGCAGTGCTTTTTAAACCAGATCCTACTATTCCTCCTATAGGAACAATTATACATTATTCGGGAAAAGGAATGCATTTAATGTCATCTCAGAAATATTATAAATCAATATTAGATAAGGGATTTCAGGTATTTAGTTTTGAGCGAAGAAATTTTGGTAAATCTACAGGAACAGCAGATAATTCTGTACAACTAAAAAAAGATGCGCTTTATATTTTTGATGAAATAACAAAGCATGAAGATGTTATAGATACTCCGATCATTATTTGGGGGCAATCATTAGGAGGTGCTTTTGCAATAATGAATGCAGCAGAAAGACAAGAAAAAATTGATGGCCTTATTGTAGAAGGTACGTTTAGTTCCTTTCCTGATATCGGAAAAGTATATGCAAATGCATTACATATGGAAAACTTTAAAGCGCTTGTACCTTTGTTAATGAATAATGATTTTCCCGCAGAAAAAGAAATCAAAAAAATCAAAAAACCTGTATTGGTAATACATAGTCATAATGACAAACAGGTACCATATAATTTGGGTAAAAAACTATACGAATCTTCAAATAAAGATAATACCGAATTTTGGAAAGTAAAGGGCAAGCATATTAAAGCACTATTTGATTACGAAAAAGAATATATAGGTAAATTTTTGGAAATGATTAATAATTGA
- a CDS encoding LytR/AlgR family response regulator transcription factor gives MLLNKSCPYSISFRYHFLIAAILGIIVVFIIVFLHPLGSNNFTSPFKTLYFTGYGIIVFFTYLIAVIFSNGYYLRFKIWKWIEELIFCLFFIIIAIIIAFFYTEVIINKTPERLTLILFLNWFKMVFLGFGVIMLVVTALLRNHYKSMNNVISEKQKPPIEQSKTKLKGALKKELFSVEETSIVYVRSEDNYVYIYYVEEKLLKEKMLRNTLTNIGKQLSPLIKAHRSYLINPDFIISLKGNAQNAKLQLKNVEGYIPVSKTYFTSVKNTTN, from the coding sequence ATGCTTTTAAATAAATCATGTCCATATTCAATATCTTTTAGATACCATTTTTTGATCGCTGCCATTCTAGGCATAATAGTAGTGTTTATTATTGTTTTTCTACACCCATTAGGATCTAATAATTTTACAAGTCCTTTTAAAACCCTCTACTTTACAGGATATGGGATTATTGTGTTTTTTACATATTTGATTGCCGTAATTTTTTCTAATGGATATTACTTACGTTTCAAAATCTGGAAATGGATAGAAGAACTGATTTTTTGCTTATTTTTTATAATTATCGCCATTATAATTGCTTTTTTCTACACAGAAGTGATCATTAATAAAACACCAGAACGACTTACTTTAATTTTGTTTTTAAACTGGTTTAAAATGGTATTTCTGGGATTTGGTGTCATCATGCTTGTAGTCACGGCTTTATTGAGAAACCATTACAAATCGATGAATAATGTGATATCAGAAAAGCAAAAACCTCCTATAGAACAATCAAAAACTAAGTTGAAAGGTGCATTAAAAAAGGAGTTGTTTTCTGTAGAAGAAACATCAATTGTTTATGTCAGGTCTGAAGATAATTACGTGTATATATATTATGTAGAAGAGAAATTATTGAAAGAGAAAATGCTTAGAAATACCTTAACAAATATAGGAAAACAGCTCTCACCTTTAATCAAAGCACATAGATCATATTTAATTAATCCAGATTTTATTATTTCATTAAAAGGAAATGCTCAAAATGCAAAACTTCAGTTAAAAAATGTTGAAGGCTATATTCCGGTATCAAAAACATACTTTACATCTGTAAAAAACACTACTAATTAG
- a CDS encoding F0F1 ATP synthase subunit epsilon, giving the protein MYLEIVTPEAILFSGEVTSVAVPGIDGEFQMLDNHAPIVSLLGKGDVKVYGEMNLEEEVADKFTKGGNGATLLSITSGTIEMKDNKVIVLAD; this is encoded by the coding sequence ATGTATTTAGAAATAGTAACTCCAGAAGCAATATTATTTAGTGGTGAAGTAACTTCGGTTGCTGTACCAGGAATAGATGGAGAGTTTCAGATGTTAGATAATCACGCACCTATTGTTTCTTTGCTAGGAAAAGGAGATGTAAAAGTGTATGGTGAGATGAATCTAGAAGAAGAAGTTGCCGATAAATTCACCAAAGGTGGAAATGGAGCAACACTACTTTCTATTACCTCGGGAACTATCGAAATGAAAGATAATAAAGTTATTGTACTTGCAGATTAG
- the atpD gene encoding F0F1 ATP synthase subunit beta, whose product MSKVTGKVSQIVGPVIDVEFAAGTELPKIYDSLEINKTDGSILVLEVQSHIGEDTVRTIAMDSSDGLSRGIEVVATGAPIQMPIGGDVYGRLFNVIGDAIDGLGDLPKAGKEGLPIHRQAPKFEDLSTSTEVLFTGIKVIDLIEPYAKGGKIGLFGGAGVGKTVLIQELINNIAKGHGGLSVFAGVGERTREGNDLLREMLESGIIKYGDDFMHSMENGGWDLSKVDKEVMKESKATFVFGQMNEPPGARARVALSGLTIAEYFRDGAGDGQGKDVLFFVDNIFRFTQAGSEVSALLGRMPSAVGYQPTLATEMGVMQERITSTKKGSITSVQAVYVPADDLTDPAPATTFAHLDATTVLSRKIAELGIYPAVDPLDSTSRILSADILGDEHYNCAQRVKELLQRYKELQDIIAILGMEELSEEDKLAVGRARRVQRFLSQPFHVAEQFTGIPGCLVDIKDTIKAFTMIMDGELDHLPEAAFNLKGTIEEAIEAGEKMLAEA is encoded by the coding sequence ATGTCTAAAGTTACGGGTAAAGTATCTCAAATTGTAGGTCCGGTTATCGATGTAGAATTCGCAGCTGGTACTGAATTACCAAAAATTTATGATTCGTTAGAAATTAACAAAACAGACGGTAGTATACTAGTGTTAGAGGTTCAGTCTCACATTGGTGAAGATACTGTGCGTACTATTGCAATGGATTCCAGTGATGGATTGAGCAGAGGAATTGAAGTAGTTGCAACAGGAGCTCCTATCCAAATGCCAATAGGTGGTGACGTATATGGACGTCTATTTAATGTAATTGGGGATGCGATTGATGGTCTTGGTGATCTTCCTAAAGCAGGAAAAGAAGGACTTCCAATTCACCGTCAAGCTCCTAAATTTGAAGATTTATCAACTTCTACAGAAGTTTTATTTACGGGAATTAAAGTAATTGATCTTATTGAGCCTTACGCAAAAGGAGGTAAGATTGGATTATTTGGTGGTGCCGGTGTAGGTAAAACAGTACTTATTCAGGAGTTGATTAATAATATTGCAAAAGGACATGGTGGTCTTTCTGTATTTGCAGGAGTAGGAGAAAGAACACGTGAAGGTAATGACCTTCTTCGTGAAATGCTAGAATCTGGAATTATCAAATACGGAGATGATTTTATGCACTCTATGGAAAATGGAGGATGGGATCTTTCTAAAGTAGATAAAGAAGTAATGAAAGAATCTAAAGCTACTTTCGTATTCGGACAAATGAATGAGCCTCCAGGAGCACGTGCTCGTGTAGCACTATCTGGTCTTACTATAGCAGAATATTTCCGTGATGGAGCTGGAGATGGACAAGGGAAAGATGTACTTTTCTTCGTAGATAATATCTTCCGTTTTACACAAGCAGGTTCTGAGGTATCAGCACTTCTGGGACGTATGCCATCAGCGGTAGGTTACCAACCTACATTGGCAACAGAAATGGGTGTGATGCAGGAACGTATTACTTCTACAAAGAAAGGATCGATTACATCTGTACAAGCAGTTTATGTACCTGCAGATGACCTTACCGATCCTGCACCAGCAACAACATTTGCTCACTTAGATGCAACAACAGTATTATCTCGTAAAATTGCAGAGCTTGGTATCTATCCAGCGGTAGATCCACTAGATTCTACTTCAAGAATCCTTTCGGCAGACATTCTTGGTGATGAGCACTATAATTGTGCACAACGAGTAAAAGAGCTATTACAACGTTATAAAGAATTACAGGATATTATTGCTATCCTTGGTATGGAAGAACTATCTGAAGAAGATAAATTAGCTGTAGGACGTGCGCGTCGTGTACAACGTTTCTTATCTCAACCATTCCATGTAGCAGAACAATTTACTGGTATCCCAGGATGCTTAGTAGATATTAAAGATACCATTAAGGCATTTACAATGATTATGGATGGTGAATTAGATCACCTGCCAGAAGCAGCATTTAACCTTAAAGGAACAATCGAAGAAGCTATAGAAGCTGGTGAAAAAATGTTAGCAGAGGCATAA